The sequence aggtttattgcagcagtactgagcggtgtggcccagctgcttgcaattaacacaattcatcaccttcgttacatacagccgaacaggtagacgaagtttgccaatcactacgtagtcaggcagtgcggacccgaaAAAAGggacgcagaaagagtcagacggggaataactccgcttctctccctcctgcgacaccgaatacatttgtttgcaatccagtatcgcaacaggaggcaaataAACGTTCttaaaacgaccgaaaccttgtttcaaatcgtcgcatgtcatacttcccttcgtcaccacccccgcgatctcacacactgctgacggtaaatacaccttatattcgagagtgaaaagctcacaggtggcaatctcgttggcctgtttgcgatcactgaccgtgacacggagtttactggacccaaccatgtcaatggtcgtgacagacgaaaatcgcttttccagatctttgctaatctggctgatattcaaacgtttgcctttgggtcgaaagaaaacaacatacggcccactagagtcgtgagggtagaccttgggacgggggctcgtagagaaaattttagagtTGCAGGcgtccatttcgttttggtttggaacacccgaatgcaacggaacatctgacatggaatacgatACGAAGTACCGCCGCCAttttcgccttcgcgcattgcggacacgaaatgcgcaGCTGCAGTGAGGTacaatctattttaaaactaaacaattatcacaaaCAAAGgagaaaaaacacacacacacacaaaataattatttggaACAAAGGGAAAGACGGGttaaaaagaaaagaagaaaaaactattccaataagatggagaagagaggggaacaatgagagggagctcaattaaatacttgcgttcacactgctgtgttgctggctaacagttctggcagcacacactagctcgatggacactcgccggtggtgcggtcgaagcgaaccacgctattgttggtgttctcgccgcacccaacaatgcaactgggtggatggatggtggcaggacggcagcgtctgtgttggtggagacgcacgatggatgatgactgtcggcgtgggacgatgatgcctgcgcctgcgatggacgccgaataaactgcaaagttttgcgtagttgcaaaaccaacgaaatggctacttaactgctagctaagcaccacttccactcaagcactatgcttcaaaacactttcggaaaaaaaccactacctgtacttcaggaaaaaaaaaaccgaatgagaagcagaccgtacgcggacttacaaccgtctcgcacggatgctcgacgtggaatcaaGTGTTCATCCATTCTGTGGGAACGTTGTTCGTTCGGAAGGTCGATTTTATAATTTCTTCCAGAATGTATATTTCAGCAGCTCGTTCACTATTCCATCGAAACCTGATGCTGAGTTGCTTCTCATTTCTACAAGAAACGATGTGATCTCCGCCCTTGTTGATTCGGTACGGGAGCGATCGCCCGTTTCGGGGATCAGTTCCGTGTGGGTTCCATGTGACTGTTTTTTCACCTTAAGCTTCTATTCTCGAATATGCAGTTTTAAAGCTTTCTGTTATTCTTTCCTGACCTTGTTGCTTTCTTTTTAAAGTAAAGTATTCCTGATCACTTTTGGTGACATTCCGTATATTCCTTCGTAGCCCCTTCTCATCTGGGTCTCATCGAGGAAATAGGTCTCGGTAGCATTGTAGATGCAACTGATGTACAGGCATTTTCCAAACCGTTCCATTGTTCGTCTATGTTCGTTATATCTCTAAGGTTTTGAAGCAAGATGTTGTCAACTAGTGCTTGGAGGTATTTTTATCGTGTTTTGTAATAGGTTTTTAAGTGCCTCAAGGTCCATTTTAATTTGCTTGTTATTTCAACCGCAGATTCTGTTCTGATTTGTTGGACTGATCGTATTGTTGATCTTCAGTGAGTCTACTACCATCTAATGGTATCTTAATCTGTCCGGGTGAATGATTGCCCTCGCATCTTGGTGTTTGAGATGCTTAATTACAGACATGAGGATGTGGACGATTTGTGATTCACTTTCTCTGCTGAATCAGATTACTGTCGCACATGGTGATTTTGAGAAAGTTAAATATTTCTTCAACCTCAGGCAATGTATCAAATACTTCAGTTCGAGGCCGTTAGTATTACATTGATGGGAATGATTATTCGTTGTCCGAAGCTTTCTAGATTCTTACCAGTATTAGAGTTTCGAAGAAATAGCGTAACATCCGTTTGTTATGGGTTGTATTGATGAATAACCTATGTTGTTTCTCAGAGATTTCGAATCATTTTTCCAGTGTTAGTCCACGCCACTTGAGAATGGAAAATGTTGATGATGAATTTCCATTCAATTGGCCCGCTTCTCGGTTGTTTCCCGTGATGTTAAATACCTATTTAGTTTATAAAGAAATGATTGATTAGTGGTATCTGAAAGGTGATATTCTCACGGCGGCCATTCAGAATGGTTCGACGGGTGTAGATGAGAGATCAACAAAGTTCTATTTACAATCCATCAATTCATTATAATTCGTCTCAAACTGTTTTGATGTTGGTAAATTCTTCCTATTTTCAAGAAATCATAAATTAATGATCTTTGACCCCACCTTCAAGCGACCCTCACAAGCTTTATTATCTTAGGCACTTTTGCACGTCCATATGAAACTTGTTCCCGCAAGCAATCTGTCGATCAAGCTGGCAGACCGCGCCCATATACTTTTCTGAATTGAACATCAAACAAAATATAGAATTGTTTCCATGTCTAATAACAAACAAACAACTTGATTCAAACTTTTTGAAGTGAAGATAATTTATGCTAATTTATgctgtttttgttttattaagtttttttaaaCACACAGAAAGATAAGGATGATTGAAGCTTTTTTAAGGCGGTTTTCACTAAAAATTGATTGTTGCGACGAGTTTATGTGTGGTAATTTATTACCCATGAGTCTTATCAGCAACATGGAACGTCACAAAAGAATGATTAactgataaataaaaatattgaccccccaaaaaaaaatattcaaactgacaTAGTATTTGCAATTTCTTTTCCACAGAACATCGTCGAGTTGAACCCGGCGTTCCGCGACTACACCGAACGCTCGGAACAGGTCGACCGAATACTGCAAGAATTCCGATCTCAGGGTATATTCGTCGCTCTCAAAGGATGGCGCAACGAATGCTTCGAAGTGCGCAGCGTGTTCGGTTCGCTCATGAAAATGGAACGATCGGCCACGTCAATGTTCGGAGTGCGCAACTTTGGCGTAACGATCAACGGGTACATCCAGCATCCACTGAAGGGGCTGTGCATTTGGCTGCAGCAACGGGCCGACACCAAGCAGACATGGCCCGGCAAGTGGGACAACATGGTTAGCGGAGGCCTTTCCGTAGGTCATGGTATCTACGAGACGGCCGTCAAGGAAGCCGCCGAGGAGGCATCCATTCCGGAGCATCTGCTGAACAATCTCGTCTCGGCCGGCTGTGTATCGTTTTTCTTCGAGAGCGAACGGGGCCTGTTCCCCAATACGGAATTCGTGTACGATCTGGAACTGCCAGAAGACTTCGTGCCTGTGAACAGCGACGGAGAGGTACAAGACTTTCAAATGCTGCCAGCGGATGAGTGCCTGGAGAGGATATACGCGCCGGATTTCAAGACCACCAGCTGCCCGGTTGTGGTCGACTTTATGATCCGCCATGGAATTATTACGCCGGAGAATGGTGAGTTGAGTTTGGTTTGAATAGAAATTAGTTGGCATCACTTCTTGTTACTAAACGGCATTCGCTCGTAGGTCATCTTTTCATATAAATTATGCACACATTTATTTGCCGACCTCAAATTTGCCCGGAATCCGAGATCTAGATCATTAATTTGATAGTACTTTTGTCGAAGCTTCGTCAatattttaccgaaattcggcAAATTCTCCTTATGCTAGGTCCAACCAGGGGACTCCCAAATGCTTTTATATGTAATGTTTAAAGCTTAATCTAACAGTTAAGCAGATGGCAAAATTTATAAACTTGTTAAACACATTACAAAAACAGTGAAAAGGCACTGTAAAAAAATGGTCTGTTGTTTTCCAGTTTAATTAAAGTTAATTGTCTGTTTTTTATTGGGTATTGACCGCCTAaaatacaaagttttgaaaactgGATGTACATGTGAAAAATTTAATTCTAAAAATTTATTGAAGGTAACCATCTCCTCAAATGggatttgatcccacgaccccagtttgctagacaggtgctttctccACTGAGTtatgaaggacctccgtcgttgTCCGAaacttagcgggtactgattaGATCGAATTCCTAATACTAGGCGCATGGTCCAACACGCAATCTATTTACCGAGTTAACTCTCTCACATGTCTTGTTTTGCACACAGCCACATTAAGTAAAAGTTGATATTTATTATCAGCAATTGCACAAGATCTCAGGTTTTATACGATCCTTTCCTACAGCTTTCTTGATAATCTCCTTATCTAACTATTATCCTATTATTGATCAAATAACCTTAATTTAGCCCGTGTCCAGCAATCATTACATCCCTCTCAATAACTACTCAAACACGGTGTCGTCTGGTTCGAAGAAGAATCCAGCACGCCTCACAATCGTATACGATAACAATGTTAAACATGTTCGATACTTTCCAGAGAAAAATTTCACTCAGATCGTTGAGCTCCTGCACGTGCCGCTACAATCGCTCTACAACTATCGGACGCCACCCCAAACAAACGGCCTCAACAGTAGCAACGGATTCAAGAATGGTCGTATCTAAACGGATCGATCGCGCAGTGAAGTGAAATAGATTAGCCCAAAAGGATAAACTTCTAGGCGGAATATATCCTGGAACGATAGATACAGGTTTTTACGGAAATTGATTGCAGTTAGGCTATttacatttaaaattattattattatatatacATTACACTCATATATGCTACGTAGGTGTTCTTGTCTTGTCGTTTTCAAAAAGCAAATCAATCTACTAAATCTATATAATCTATTATTACTCTACACTAGGAGCCTCAGAAACCAATTGAATCTTGCAAGTTACAATCTTACCTTCGGATTTGTTTCGATTCGTTCCGCGCGGCGGGTGTCGCCTGTTCTCGACGACACCCAGCAAGACAACCAACAGTGAACGAAGATATTTTCATGTacgtagactaaataaatgtaGATTCTGTTTCTATTTTCATGTTTACTCTATTTACAAGCGGCTAAGAACTCTTTTAACAAGTCTGTATTTGCTGATTTTTAAAAACTCTATTTATATCTATCTATTAAGCAAATGCgaaaatgttacaaaacaaaTGGTATTAACTTCCGCTTGCGACGTTCGTCTTCTCCTTGAGAACTGTTTAAAACCCCATTTAGTAAATGCGTGATTCAGAATCGCCATCCAAAGTATACAAACATTTATCATTAAGCTTGGTAGCAGTACGTTTGTAAGAGATTTTATAGTTTAGGACAAGTTTAGGATTCAGTTCGATTGTTGATAAAAGCAGTGCttgaaaaacaaattatatttatttatttattttaaaaagcgCATAGTGTTGGTGGAATAAGTCTTAACATATTTCGTTTAAAAAACGAAAGAGAGTTCTCAATAACTGATCTAAGCATATGTGTTCcgaaatgattattttcttcTCCGCAGCACCATAACACAAGAATGTTATCAGATTACAGCAATGGATAACTTTGCAATAATAATAAAGGTAGCACGACAAAACGTTTGTAATTTCATAGTTTTGTGGTGATTTTAACTCACCTGCACACGCGTTGACATGATTTTTACCGAAAATATACTAGACATGTTCTTCAACTGAATGTGGAGTAAATATATAATTGTCCGAACATTCCAATAAATGAACTTAACCTTGAACAGAGCCTGTGAAGCTCTAGGAACGGCTTGGGTTGCagcatggtgactactcttactaagacaggcaaaataacagcgatttcaaccagCTATTATGCTATTCGGCGCATGAGATCGCTAGAACCCCgccactcctcctgacacaccatgtgggacttacttaggttctcacttctgacatgccatgcgagGTTGACTTGGGTGGTCACCTCTAACATACCACGTGaggctgacttggatgctcactctactctcttctgccatgcctcgaggtgtcgatagcgtaccaacagttctacgctacgaccctccTACCTCGGCATGGGCAGTCCATACTAACACCTATGCGCTCACTCTTCTGCCAAACCTCCCATTCACTTCCCCgcgctcagcctgttttcgctctaactaatcAATCACAAATTAtgtagtcatgcttgtcgactgctgctcggcgcgccagattctctgcaagctgcaggcaatctgagtggttgcagtcgaaactgcgttccacttctccaccacttcccaagcaaccaaacgtttacattttacttaaatttgttcctaaccgaaccaattAGTTCACTCTTGGTTCACATCGAGTTCCAAGCACCTTAACAGAACTTCAAAGTTCACATTTGCGCTccagccatacaaaaaattacttaaaatgaaaGCTGATTAAGCTTCCCATCTTATccgtacttttggttgcttAGGTTGGATTGGAAAGGTTCCATAATACCGGGCCCAGCATTATAACATATGGTGGAAGCATGCAACTTACCTTTAACCTTAGGGGCTGCCTACTCTGCCGTTCGAGAGTCGTCGATGGTTAGGTTGGGCCCGCGCCGTCGCTAACTGTTTTAACAACGCCAGCGGTTGGGGACTAGGTATGAGCGCGTCTTTATAGCTACGAAACTAGCTAACACACTGCAAGCCACAAGCTCACTTTCGTGTCCACGACTGGTACGATTTTTCGGGGTTTGGTTTGGGAGTTCACTTTTCGAGGGCACTGAGATGGCCGCTCTAAAGGCCGGCTGTTTGGGACCACACTGGACTGTCGCTTTACCGACTACCCTATATTTTCTAGGCACACGCGGTCGGCTTTACAAGTATCGTTCATTCACTACGGCCGGTTGATTGCGGAATCTAACGTTACGAAATAACTTTCGTTTCCCGGCGGATTCCGGATTATCACTTGGGGTTCCGAAATCACACAATCACGCACTATCGGTACTGAGGCATTATTTTCGCCAGTCGCACAACTTTTCGGTTCGGATTCACGGTACAGATCGTCTCGAATAAAAACTCACTTGACCGGACTCTTCACACACGACCGTATCGATGGCTGGCTCAAGCCCAAAAGAGGACGAGCAATGGAGATGAGTCTCCACCGAACCCCAACCGTTTTTCCCATTCTTTCTCTGTTTCCGTCCGCTCACGCATACCAACCGTATCGTGTGACTTTGGTAGCAGAAACTTGGATGGTTTTGGTAGCAAACGGCGTTCAAGTGGGCAGAtaaaaatgaacaaattttaacaaAACTAATTCCGGACACTTAACGCAAAATACATGTATATGTTTGTTTTAgaatattaattttaattggaCGTGATTTCATGTTACAGcattgaaccttgcggaactcctgcgcttctctgaccggcgtcagtctcgtataatagtaaacggttctggaaatagctttccaaaattcggtacaggcccaccggcaggctaagtcGGTGTAACGAGAgtgcgatggcatcccagcttgcgctgttgaatgcgttcttcacatcaagtgtcactaacgcacagtatcgaatacatcaccttttctgttggatcgctatctcggcggtctttGCCACCGAATTcatagcgtccaacgtggacttacccttgtgaaaaccgaactgattgcttgacaggccgttcttaccctctgagtacggggtcagcctgttgaggatgatcctctatagcaacttgcccgtcgtgtctataagacgGATTGGTCTATGCGCCCAGCGATTTACAGGCCTTCGGCAACAAGACCAATTTCTGGCTTTTTCATCATTCGGGGAAGCTACACTCAacaaggcatctctgcatagctagcctgaacatgttcgggatCGCTATGATTACTgccttttttaatttctttattaaagtgtttttttttaattagttaTAAAGCgctcagtacattcaaagttaattgcctatatgccgggtattaagccacccggagtggaaattaattactatgtctgaaacttgattatgcatatgtacaacatgtgatagatttagttcggaaaaggtattggagggtaaccgccccttcggtggggtttgatcccacgaccccagttcgcatgacaggtgctttccctactaagctacgaaggacctccgtcgtccaccgcagcttagcgggtactgatgaaaccaaattcccagcaccaggtaccagccgatctctcgcaatacattttcagaactaactctctcaaatgtatttttgtacacatcatgtcaaccaagtaggatgagtatttagtattgtccggctccgacacacttgcttcatcagcaacggcgctcaatgaagtagggttgtgtgaggttgtgccagtttggtcgtcagatcccaacacgaccacacaagcgaagagagatcgccactcgagatcagtacattcaaagttaattgcctatatgccgggtattaagccacccggagtggaaattaattactatgtctgaaacttgattatgcatatgtacaacatgtgatagatttagttcggaaaaggtattggagggtaaccgccccttcggtggggtttgatcccacgaccccagttcgcatgacaggtgctttccctactaagctacgaaggacctccgtcgtccaccgcagcttagcgggtactgatgaaaccaaattcccagcaccaggtaccagccgatctctcgcaatacattttcagaactaactctctcaaatgtatttttgtacacatcatgtcaaccaagtaggatgagtatttagtattgtccggctcctacacacttccttcatcagcaacggcgctcaatgaagtagggttgtgtgaggttgtgccagtttggtcgtcagatcccaacacgaccacacaagcgaagagagatcgccactcgagatcagtacattcaaagttaattgcctatatgccgggtattaagccacccggagtggaaattaattactatgtctgaaacttgattatgcatatgtacaacatgtgatagatttagttcggaaaaggtattggagggtaaccgccccttcggtggggtttgatcccacgaccccagttcgcatgacaggtgctttccctactaagctacgaaggacctccgtcgtccaccgcagcttagcgggtactgatgaaaccaaattcccagcaccaggtaccagccgatctttttggtttcatcagtacccgctaagctgcggtggacgacggaggtccttcgtagcttagtagggcaAGCACCTGTAATCAGTCGTGGAtcaaatttcaccgaagaaataccttttccgaactaaatctatcacatgttgtacatatgcataatcaagtttcagacatagtataaagcgctgttcggaactccatcaggccctggagctttcTTCGTTACCAGGAatttggccaccgcgagtaactctttgttcgtcaccggagccaccatattgccttgcggtgcaggaggccagggaATTGTAGCTcggacgggaagagtacctcgATAATTCTGGCCAACCTATCCTGGGACcattcggggggtgaagagctcccTTCGGTCTTGgtcatcactatcctgtaggcatctccccacggattcgcgttggctcctCCGCATAGGTTatcgaaacacgctctcttactgctcttaatggccttgttaaaggccTGTTTCGCAGCTCGAAATACTTCACGGCGGTTCGCTCTTTCATGCTCGGTGCGGGCAtgttgcatccttcgtctagcaggttgatcgaagggccgcCATCTCGGgggcaggttgatcgaaggggTGCCATCTCGGAACTCTACCAGTATACcaggcgtctgccatttctcggcagAGTCCAGCCCCAGGGCCGCGGTAAAaccttcgctgtcgaagtgattggttctcCACTTACGGGcctgacagggatccccggacctcggatgttgcacgccatagttgatcttaaagcgaattgctagatgatcactataGGTGTAACCCTtccagtccaagtctggtgTCAGACCAGGATTAccaaacgttacgtcaatccatgactcgGTCCCGTTCCGTCTCCGCTGCACAGTTTAGCCCGGCAGTCCTTACTTTGCACCattcaatgtgcaaaaacgatccataaaaaaaatgaaaaacgatccgtaaataacatttgaatgttccataaaacgctaccataaatccataaaatagttcgggagattccataaagaataattatattttgatccataaagtttcaaatttgcgcaatttttatcctgatgatgatccataatttccgataatatgatccataattttgtttatatgatccataatgcttggaaagaatgCCAATGAAACTTTAtcaataggagatcgtcagttgcattctagcaaaaattccgcttgaggtcctttctatatattttaacaacagcaactacacctgatggtataattacaatatttccattagcaggctacaggtggtgttgctgtgtgttgGTATCAacgtaatattgcatatacactagtaaCATCTgatgttcgatatcgtaagctttcaatgttccttccacacacacgaggtggagaacagtcttgaagaaattgaaagtatacaactagaatttagtatggaggtacaatgaaatctcttttattgtttacaactgtaaaacaagtcgtgggaacaaaaaatctaaaaattatttgttgctttttgacctaggttcCATATT comes from Armigeres subalbatus isolate Guangzhou_Male chromosome 2, GZ_Asu_2, whole genome shotgun sequence and encodes:
- the LOC134212764 gene encoding uncharacterized protein LOC134212764 — protein: MTANISDEEELKMSRLLKLAQKFNCFYLNGLAKGECRPFVIDGQQVGLISQNVMEQLLKYPEVFCIKDAEQGKQNIVELNPAFRDYTERSEQVDRILQEFRSQGIFVALKGWRNECFEVRSVFGSLMKMERSATSMFGVRNFGVTINGYIQHPLKGLCIWLQQRADTKQTWPGKWDNMVSGGLSVGHGIYETAVKEAAEEASIPEHLLNNLVSAGCVSFFFESERGLFPNTEFVYDLELPEDFVPVNSDGEVQDFQMLPADECLERIYAPDFKTTSCPVVVDFMIRHGIITPENEKNFTQIVELLHVPLQSLYNYRTPPQTNGLNSSNGFKNGRI